In the Flavobacterium pallidum genome, one interval contains:
- a CDS encoding DUF6252 family protein, with amino-acid sequence MKTFKKIGLTALMALALVFNSCSSDSDGGGSSSLSTYISAKVDGTSFETASIQGQSVGVAMKQGTGDMQLITISCGDQTTITDQDYKAIYIALVGPITAGTTYQVNSTTNNTLGYTETAGDNDVTWDTGDCENATGSITVTSISDTKIEGTFTFTGSKEDACSSQKTVTNGKFRGTFQSF; translated from the coding sequence TAATGGCATTAGCGTTAGTGTTTAACTCATGCAGCAGCGACAGTGATGGCGGCGGAAGCTCAAGCCTTTCTACGTATATCTCTGCTAAAGTAGACGGTACTTCATTTGAGACCGCTTCCATCCAGGGACAGTCTGTAGGCGTTGCAATGAAGCAGGGCACCGGAGACATGCAGCTTATTACGATCTCCTGTGGCGACCAGACTACGATTACTGATCAGGATTATAAAGCCATTTATATTGCGCTTGTGGGTCCTATAACTGCCGGTACGACTTATCAGGTAAACTCAACGACCAACAACACATTGGGTTACACAGAGACAGCCGGTGACAATGACGTTACGTGGGATACCGGAGATTGCGAGAACGCTACGGGAAGCATTACTGTAACTTCGATAAGCGATACCAAAATTGAGGGTACTTTCACCTTCACAGGTTCTAAGGAAGATGCATGCAGTTCACAGAAAACGGTTACCAACGGAAAATTCCGCGGTACCTTCCAATCGTTTTAA